One part of the bacterium genome encodes these proteins:
- a CDS encoding glycosyltransferase family 4 protein — MKILWFSWKDKRHPLAGGAEVVTDAILSRLVKDGHEATLLTSGYAGASGEDMVNGYRVIRVGGRASVYWHAFRYYRVHLKGVHDLVVEEINTIPFFTPWYVQGKRALFFHQLAREIWFYQIFFPLSLAGYCIEPFYLRLLSKERVITISESTKRDLARYGFKKENISIISEGIDIKPVERLESIKKTAIPTVLSLGAVRPMKRTLDIVRGFEIIKAHTPEVKLVIAGDMAGKYGKKVLREIANSNYKDDIEVLGKVSRQEKIRLMQEAHVLAVASLKEGWGLVVTEANSQGTPAVVYDVDGLRDCVRDGVTGLHTKENTPQALAEAIMKMLEEKEAHETMRQNAWEWSKTITFEKQYQNFLEIIKK; from the coding sequence ATGAAAATTCTATGGTTCAGTTGGAAAGATAAACGCCATCCGCTGGCGGGGGGAGCAGAAGTGGTGACCGATGCCATACTCTCACGACTCGTAAAGGATGGACATGAGGCGACGCTCCTCACCTCCGGCTATGCTGGCGCGAGCGGGGAAGATATGGTAAACGGCTATCGAGTCATTCGTGTCGGTGGGAGAGCAAGTGTCTATTGGCATGCATTTCGCTACTACCGCGTACATTTAAAGGGTGTGCATGATCTTGTTGTTGAAGAAATAAATACCATCCCATTTTTTACCCCGTGGTACGTACAAGGGAAGCGCGCGCTCTTTTTTCATCAGCTCGCGCGGGAGATATGGTTTTATCAAATATTTTTTCCGCTTTCGCTCGCGGGCTATTGTATTGAACCTTTCTATTTGAGACTACTCTCCAAAGAACGCGTGATCACTATTTCAGAAAGTACCAAGCGCGATCTCGCGCGCTATGGTTTCAAGAAAGAGAACATTTCAATTATAAGCGAGGGGATAGATATAAAGCCTGTGGAACGTCTCGAGAGTATAAAAAAGACTGCAATACCAACAGTTCTTTCGCTCGGAGCTGTTCGTCCCATGAAGCGCACCCTTGATATTGTCCGTGGATTTGAGATTATAAAGGCTCATACCCCCGAGGTGAAACTCGTGATTGCGGGCGACATGGCGGGGAAGTATGGAAAAAAGGTATTACGAGAAATTGCAAACAGTAACTACAAAGATGACATTGAAGTTTTGGGAAAAGTTTCGCGTCAAGAAAAAATTCGACTGATGCAAGAAGCGCATGTTCTTGCAGTTGCTTCCCTCAAAGAAGGGTGGGGACTTGTCGTTACCGAGGCAAATAGCCAAGGCACTCCGGCGGTGGTATATGATGTGGATGGTCTGCGCGATTGCGTGCGTGATGGCGTGACGGGACTCCATACAAAAGAGAATACTCCCCAAGCTCTTGCCGAGGCGATCATGAAAATGCTTGAAGAAAAGGAAGCGCATGAAACCATGCGCCAAAACGCATGGGAGTGGTCAAAAACCATTACGTTTGAAAAGCAATATCAGAATTTTTTAGAAATAATAAAAAAATAA
- a CDS encoding class I SAM-dependent methyltransferase, which produces MKKYLAQIYTNARLMNDELVSETLRRFGPFESLLDVGCWDGVLTLNYAKAAGAKKIYGIEVVKEKSDEAEKRGIKCFSLKADQDIWPFKDGSLDCVVSNQVIEHLSDVDHFLGEASRVLRKGGVLVTSTNNLASWHNIFALFFGWAPFDLTNSSKVTLGIGNPVAVHRAEKTEISSWTHKCIYTPRWLFEWQEQFGLSKLNHFGSGFYPLPASVGNIFKNHAAFMIIATIKK; this is translated from the coding sequence ATGAAAAAATATTTAGCCCAAATATATACAAATGCGAGGCTGATGAATGACGAACTTGTTTCAGAAACCCTGAGGAGATTTGGTCCCTTTGAGTCACTTTTAGATGTTGGGTGCTGGGATGGTGTGCTCACACTTAACTATGCAAAAGCGGCTGGTGCGAAAAAAATATATGGAATAGAGGTTGTAAAAGAGAAAAGCGATGAAGCAGAAAAAAGGGGAATCAAGTGCTTCTCCTTAAAAGCAGATCAAGATATATGGCCGTTCAAAGACGGGTCACTTGATTGTGTTGTTTCAAATCAGGTAATCGAGCACCTATCGGACGTTGATCATTTTTTAGGTGAAGCATCTCGAGTACTCAGAAAGGGTGGTGTCTTGGTAACCAGTACAAATAATCTTGCAAGTTGGCATAATATTTTCGCACTATTTTTTGGTTGGGCTCCATTTGATCTCACCAACAGTTCAAAGGTGACATTAGGTATAGGGAATCCTGTTGCTGTTCATCGAGCAGAAAAAACAGAAATTTCAAGTTGGACACATAAGTGTATTTATACACCACGCTGGTTGTTTGAGTGGCAAGAACAATTTGGACTGTCTAAGCTAAATCACTTTGGATCGGGGTTTTACCCACTTCCTGCGAGTGTCGGGAATATTTTTAAGAATCATGCGGCGTTCATGATAATTGCAACAATAAAAAAATAA